TGCTACCGTTTTCCAGTACGAGACGGGCATTCTTTGTTTTTACCATACATCAGGGGTTATGTAGTTCATCCTTTAACCCGGGATAGGCCCCGGACAAGGCATTTTTTAGGTCATCCGGCTCATAGCCGTCGCGCAGAACCACCAATATGGTATCATTGCCCGCCAGGGTACCAGCCACCGGCGCCAGGTCTTCGGCATCGATGGCCGAGGCAATGGCATGGGAATAGGCCGGGACGGTGCGGATCACCCCCATCTTGCCGGAAAACTCCATAGAAAGAAATCCTTCCAGGGCATGGCGTGCCTGAACATGCTCCTGGATCTGAGCCGCTGCCGACTGGGGCATCACATACCGGTAATGGCCTTTGACATCCGGCATCTTGGCCACCTTCAGCTGCTTCAAATCACGCGAGAGGGTGGCCTGGGTGATGGCATAACCCAGGGCAGAGAGCCTTTCCAAAAGCTGATCCTGGGATGTAACCCGCTCTCGTTCAATGATCTCTACAATCTGTGACAAACGTCTGTTTTTGGGTTCCATGTAAGATTCCGTATAATTATACAAGCCAGGTGCAAAAATATACATCCGGGATTGCTTTGCCAAAAATAGTTATTAACAATTGTGCTCGCATCAATCTTTTGAGTTAATAATCGGGGACTCATAAGCACGGAGCCTTGCATTAAAATATACATATACCATTGAAGTCTACTCTCTAAGTCAAAAAAATCCAACTAAAAGAGTATAGATACCTGCTCTTTGTCTTTTTATAAATAATAGCTCTAAAATAGCATGCATAAGAGATCCAGCCTTCTATATCTAAGGTTATGAAAAAGAAGAAATGGAAGGAACTTTTTATCGGATACACTTTATTTCAGTTGGGCATTATTTCCTATTGGGACTGAAGGAGCGGAGCTATGTACAGAATCACAAAACAATATACATGGAACATTCCATTTTAGCCTGTCAAAAGAGGCAGTCGTTTACTGTTATACATGCCCAACACGACGATCCAGCAAAGCCCTCAATCTCTGAAAAAAGGTAAAAAAATGAACAAGAAAATCTCCAAGTCTTATCCGGAAATACCCTCCAAGGATATAAACGGTAAAAAGTATTTTATTTTTCTGCTTTCCAAATGGTATTGGCTTTTAATCCCCCTCACGGTGGCCATGAGTCTTGTATACCTTTTTAACGATTCAGTACCAAATAGATATGAGCTGAATTACCTCATCATGTATAAAGAAGAATCGGAGAGACGAAGCCGAAGCGATAATGCTGTTGAAAGTCTGGAAATCCTCAGGAATATTAACCAGTTCGATCTTGAAAGCAATATGGAATTGCTAAAGTCCCATCAATTGCTGAATAAAACACTTGAAAAGCTGGACTTTGAGATCTCCTATCATAAAGAAGGCAGGTTCTATGATCAGGAAATTTATCGTTCAGCCCCGTTTAGGGTAGTTCATGAACAATCTCCAGCGCTTTACACCCATCCTGTTTACATTGAGCTGCTCTCGGCAAAGAGGTATAAACTCACCATAGACCGCCCGGAACTTTTTGTGGAATACGAGGTGGATTTTGGCAAGCAGTTTTCAAAGCATGGGTTAAACCTCAAACTCATAAAAAATGAACATACTCCTGAAGCCCTCGTTGAAGAAAATCGGTTTTATTTCATCGCGCATAATATGACCAATCTGATCAGGTCCTATCAGGAGAAGCTTGAAGTCCTGCCTGTTGAAGAAGAAAGCAACATCCTTAAGCTTTCTGTGACAGGTCATGTGCCAGAGAAAGAAAACAAATTTCTCACAACCCTGGTCGAAACATACAAAAATCATCAACTTGAAAAGATCAATGAGAATGCGGATAAGTCCATTCAGTTCATTAATCACCAGATGAGCACAATAGAGAAGAGGCTGTTGCAGTATGAAAATGAGCTTCAGAACCTGCGGATGAACAACAAACAAATCGGCTCCGGTAATATCAACCAGGAATACACGGACTATGGTGAAGGTCAGGGGCAATCAGGCTCGTTGTATAATCAAATAAACGAACTGGAAAACCAGAAGATGTCCCTGCAGGAAAATAAAGATCAATTCAGGTATTTAGCCGATCTGATCAAAAACAACCAAAACCTGGATAGCGTTATTCTTCCTATGAACAGTGAAATAGAATCAGCAGGCATACGGCAGCTCATGGATGAAATCACTGATACTCAAGAGGAGATCGATGCGGCCAGTCAAAATGTCCAAAGCAATCACCCTCACTATCAATCACTCAAAGAGACCTATAAGAAACAAAAGCAATCTCTGTACACCCGGGTAAACAGCTATATAAATTATATAGATAAATCGATTGCCAGGTTGGAAGAAAGAATCAATGACCTTGAATCACAAATCCCTTCCTATCCCCGTAGGGAAAGACGCTACCAGGAGTCACAGAGAAAGATCGCTCAAAATGAGAACATCCTGAATAATCTCTCAGAGAAGAAGCTTGAATTTGAAATGATAAAGGCCTCCAATACAAACAATTTTGAAATATTAAAAGCATCCAGACCTGAACAGGCCAATTTGGTATACCCCAATAAGAAAATTAATTACCTGTTCGGCTTTTTTATAGGTTTTATACTTCCGGCAGGATTGTTAATAATGAGAAAAAACAGCTTCGAGAAAATAGAGGAAAAGAATGAAATAAGTGAAAATACTTCGATTCCCATTCTGCATGCCCTTGAGGACAATCCTTTTAAAACAAACCTTCCGGTATTGCATTATCCGCAATCTCACATTGCAGACGCATTCAGGAGCATCAGGACCAAGATCAGGTACAAGCTAAAATCCTATGATTCCAAGGTAATCATGATCTCTTCGATGGTAAGCGGGGAAGGAAAAAGCTTTGTCACGGCAAACCTTGGGGCCATAATGGCCATGGGTGAAATGAAAACGATCATAGTAAGTGCTGATATACGAAAACCTACGCTTCATAAGATATTTCCCGTGACTAACAAAATGGGCTTAAGTAATTATCTGACCAACCATTTCAATTATGAAGATCTTATCCAGCCAACCCCTGTAGATAACCTGTATTTTCTGCCAGCTGGAAAATCCGGGTCCAATGCGGGAGATCTTTTTTCTGAAAGCAAAATTAACGCCTTGCTGGATTATTTATCCACCCGGTTTGAATATATTCTGTTTGATTCCCCTCCCTTCTCCATGGTTCCGGAATCCATGATCATTAGTGAACAGTCCCACTGTAATGTATTCCTGTTAAGACACATGTACAGCCCCAAAAAAATCATTGAATCCCTAAATGAAATATATGATGAAGGAAAGTTAAACAACATGTTTCTCCTGGTTAATAGCGTTAAAAAAATGAAAGGTGCAGGATTTGAATATTATTTCGGATATGATTCGGCCTATGGATTTGGATATTATAATCACTATTACAATAATAAGGAAACTTCCATGAAAATTCCGGAAGGTGAAAAGTTAAAACGATGATTAATTTTTGAATAAAAAAAGATATGAAACACAGAATCTCTCTTTATTGCATTGTATTTGTCGCGATTATAACCAGTTCCTGCAACACATACAAGAAGTATACTTACCTGAGAGACATCCCCATCACGGGGCACGCTCAGAAGATCGTCAAAAACAAACCCACCTATCACATTCAGCCGGGTGACATACTCTATGTTAGGGTTATAACGCCCGATCAGTCAATGGGCGAAATATTCAACCCATTTTCCCAACGTGGTCAGACTAACGCCAGAATGGGCGGTGAGACCATGTACTTTTACGGTTATTCGGTCAGTGATGCAGGCTATATTGAAATTCCGGTGATTGATTCCGTTCAGGTGGGAGGGATCACCCTGGATGAAGCCAAAAGAAGAATCGAGGAGAAGGCCAAAGACTATCTTAAGACCCCCCAGGTCATCGTCAAAATGGCTCAATTTAATTTCACCCTGCTGGGTGAGGTCGCCAGTCCCGGGCTACAGACGGTATACAGAAATGATGTGAACATGATCGAGGCCATCTCATATGGTGGAGGTATCACCTATAATGGTGATCGAACAGAAGTGTTGATTTTGCGAACAGTCAAAGAAGGTACCAAAACCTTCCAGGTAGATTTAACCGATAATGAGATTGTGAAATCGGATTTATATTATGTCATGCCCAATGATATTATATATGTCAAACCCCGTCGGTCAACTGCCATCCGCGAGGAAACCTCGGATTTTCTATTCGGGGTCAGTGCATTATCATCCATCCTTACAACAGCATTATTGATCTGGAGGCTTGAATTGTAATTCAAACCAATAATTTGATTAAAATATATAATCCTTTGATATTAACCCGTTATAATGAGCGAAAACCAAATTAAAGAAAAAGTGCATCAATTCATCAGTGAAAATACCTACGCTGATCCCGGGAAAATTCAGAGCAACACCTTAATCTTTCAGGAAGGCTATTTTGATTCAATGGGTTTCATCACATTGATCACTTTTCTTGAAGATGAGTTCAATGTCAAAACCGAAGACAAGGATTTTGTCGAAGAAAATTTCGAATCGATCAATGCCATATCCAATTACGTTACTCAAAAAATGGCTGTTAACTCATAATCGTCCTCTCTGAAAAAATAGCCCTTACTAACTTGTATGTGTGGAATAGCAGGGATATGGAATCCATCCCAAAAGATTACCCAACATAAGGAAATCCTCAAAAACATGTTGGCCCGAATCCATTATCGGGGCCCTGATGAATGTGGCATGTTGACTTCCGGGCATCTTTTGATGGGCAACGTGAGATTAAACATCATTGATCCGGAGGGCGGGACCCAACCCCTCTGTGATCAGACAGAAAGGTACTGGATTGTATTCAACGGAGAAATTTTCAATTACATTGAATTAAGAGAGGTTCTGAAAAAAAAAGGTTGCCGATTTAAAACCCAGTCCGATACAGAAGTATTGGTGCAACTTTATGCGCTTTATGGAGAAAAGGCTTTAAATAAGCTCAATGGTCAGTTTGCATTTGCCATATGGGATAAAAAAACTGGAAGTCTGTTCCTGGCCAGAGATCATGTGGGCATAAGACCTTTATATTATAGCTGGTATAAAGGAACGTTTTTGTTTGGTTCTGAGATAAAATCCATTCTTCAGTTTTATAAAACTTCACCTGAAATCAATCCCAGGGCCCTGCACCAGATTTTTACCTTTTGGGCTCCATTGTCTCCCAATACCATCTTCAAAGACGTATATGAAGTACCTCCAGGTCATTTTTTAACCATTAAAAAAGGGAAGACCGAAGTTAAAAAATACTGGCAACTGAATTTTTCTCAAACAAGAGATATGAATCTCAGTGAGACTATGGAAGAATTCAATGAACTTCTGTATGATTCGGTGAGGTTGAGATTACGCTCTGATGTCCCGGTGGCAGCTTATCTGAGCGGTGGCATTGACTCCACAGCAACCACTCGTTTTATTAAGGAGATTCAACCACAAA
The DNA window shown above is from Bacteroidales bacterium and carries:
- the asnB gene encoding asparagine synthase (glutamine-hydrolyzing) translates to MCGIAGIWNPSQKITQHKEILKNMLARIHYRGPDECGMLTSGHLLMGNVRLNIIDPEGGTQPLCDQTERYWIVFNGEIFNYIELREVLKKKGCRFKTQSDTEVLVQLYALYGEKALNKLNGQFAFAIWDKKTGSLFLARDHVGIRPLYYSWYKGTFLFGSEIKSILQFYKTSPEINPRALHQIFTFWAPLSPNTIFKDVYEVPPGHFLTIKKGKTEVKKYWQLNFSQTRDMNLSETMEEFNELLYDSVRLRLRSDVPVAAYLSGGIDSTATTRFIKEIQPQNLQTFSIGFEENQYDETNYQSKASKYLDTTHKQFICNNESIAEYFSKIIWHTEVPVIRTAPAPMYFLSRLVKKNDIKVVITGEGADEMLAGYNIFKETLIRNFWAKYPDSKYRPLLLKKLYPYIPYMANASPGMLKMFFGYRLEDTSSPFYSHLIRWNNTSKIKNFFSPELLNGHASYNPQEDIYSRLPDDFNTWTPLAKSQLLEINLFMSGYLLSSQGDRMAMANSVEGRYPFLDRRIMEYTASLPDNFKLNGLTEKFLLKKLMKDKIPSDIVKRSKQA
- a CDS encoding polysaccharide biosynthesis/export family protein, encoding MKHRISLYCIVFVAIITSSCNTYKKYTYLRDIPITGHAQKIVKNKPTYHIQPGDILYVRVITPDQSMGEIFNPFSQRGQTNARMGGETMYFYGYSVSDAGYIEIPVIDSVQVGGITLDEAKRRIEEKAKDYLKTPQVIVKMAQFNFTLLGEVASPGLQTVYRNDVNMIEAISYGGGITYNGDRTEVLILRTVKEGTKTFQVDLTDNEIVKSDLYYVMPNDIIYVKPRRSTAIREETSDFLFGVSALSSILTTALLIWRLEL
- a CDS encoding acyl carrier protein; this translates as MSENQIKEKVHQFISENTYADPGKIQSNTLIFQEGYFDSMGFITLITFLEDEFNVKTEDKDFVEENFESINAISNYVTQKMAVNS
- a CDS encoding polysaccharide biosynthesis tyrosine autokinase codes for the protein MNKKISKSYPEIPSKDINGKKYFIFLLSKWYWLLIPLTVAMSLVYLFNDSVPNRYELNYLIMYKEESERRSRSDNAVESLEILRNINQFDLESNMELLKSHQLLNKTLEKLDFEISYHKEGRFYDQEIYRSAPFRVVHEQSPALYTHPVYIELLSAKRYKLTIDRPELFVEYEVDFGKQFSKHGLNLKLIKNEHTPEALVEENRFYFIAHNMTNLIRSYQEKLEVLPVEEESNILKLSVTGHVPEKENKFLTTLVETYKNHQLEKINENADKSIQFINHQMSTIEKRLLQYENELQNLRMNNKQIGSGNINQEYTDYGEGQGQSGSLYNQINELENQKMSLQENKDQFRYLADLIKNNQNLDSVILPMNSEIESAGIRQLMDEITDTQEEIDAASQNVQSNHPHYQSLKETYKKQKQSLYTRVNSYINYIDKSIARLEERINDLESQIPSYPRRERRYQESQRKIAQNENILNNLSEKKLEFEMIKASNTNNFEILKASRPEQANLVYPNKKINYLFGFFIGFILPAGLLIMRKNSFEKIEEKNEISENTSIPILHALEDNPFKTNLPVLHYPQSHIADAFRSIRTKIRYKLKSYDSKVIMISSMVSGEGKSFVTANLGAIMAMGEMKTIIVSADIRKPTLHKIFPVTNKMGLSNYLTNHFNYEDLIQPTPVDNLYFLPAGKSGSNAGDLFSESKINALLDYLSTRFEYILFDSPPFSMVPESMIISEQSHCNVFLLRHMYSPKKIIESLNEIYDEGKLNNMFLLVNSVKKMKGAGFEYYFGYDSAYGFGYYNHYYNNKETSMKIPEGEKLKR